A window from Anaerolineae bacterium encodes these proteins:
- a CDS encoding class I SAM-dependent methyltransferase, whose translation MSKSDQLHQSQEFYQQFFGTSRKLSYDDYERYQVVFELINSLALPSSATVLDIGAGAGKISRFLAERFDKVISVDITATPLMKNILPNYPQIKFSTAALPGFPFPDQKFDLVVCSEVLEHIEQELQPFSVIEIARMITPGGWSIISTPNPQSIFEVVRKTEAVILRRNTNRTGQLLESYISPKILQGLFENHFLIKRRLGSFYLFPPLSGFASKLPLLYKVSEDIRRKGWLNSKGLYQYYVLKRK comes from the coding sequence TTGAGCAAAAGCGACCAGCTACATCAATCACAAGAATTTTATCAACAGTTTTTTGGAACCAGTCGAAAACTGTCATACGATGATTACGAGAGGTATCAGGTTGTATTCGAGTTGATAAACTCGCTCGCTTTACCCTCATCCGCTACGGTTTTAGATATAGGCGCGGGAGCTGGAAAAATTTCCAGGTTTCTGGCCGAAAGATTCGATAAGGTTATTTCAGTTGATATTACCGCAACTCCACTCATGAAAAATATTCTTCCAAATTACCCGCAGATAAAATTTTCTACCGCAGCATTACCTGGTTTTCCATTTCCTGATCAAAAGTTTGATCTGGTCGTCTGTTCTGAAGTACTGGAACATATTGAGCAAGAATTACAACCCTTCTCTGTTATTGAAATAGCACGAATGATTACCCCAGGAGGATGGAGCATCATTTCCACGCCGAATCCGCAAAGCATTTTTGAGGTAGTACGCAAAACAGAAGCGGTTATTTTGCGCCGGAATACCAACCGAACCGGGCAATTACTGGAAAGTTATATTTCGCCCAAGATACTACAAGGTTTGTTTGAGAATCATTTTTTAATCAAACGGCGTTTAGGAAGTTTTTACTTGTTCCCGCCTTTGTCCGGTTTCGCATCTAAACTTCCCCTTCTATATAAAGTTTCAGAAGATATACGGCGAAAAGGCTGGCTTAACTCAAAAGGTCTATATCAGTACTACGTACTTAAACGAAAGTAA
- a CDS encoding glycosyltransferase family 4 protein — protein sequence MNEARSGTDVYAIVLGRPDEPSSQSVNGVKVTRIPVNSGRTLTGITSFIQSVLDYVKTEYFDLVHVYPFSGAFLLPLLGRRISKAKWIYNIRSGPISSGIKRRLENLSPILRQVLFFDAVFIISESVARSIFGTMKPNFYIAPLGVNLEKFNPVGNSKIRERLGYSNNDFIFIYSGVLDKRRRLDTLLYALKQAQVKCPQLKLVLIGNGPDKLNLINLAKDLSIVDRVVFEGYVPYQSVPAYLSAADMGVSYLPIESGYYIQPPLKVAEYLGCGLPVIATNTEGHQYFIQDCFNGLLIDDTPEALANDAFIRIARDQTLLNQIQNHARSSVLEHSWQKIVDTHLLPAYQKILNS from the coding sequence ATGAATGAAGCCAGGTCTGGGACTGATGTATACGCCATCGTTCTAGGACGGCCTGACGAGCCATCATCACAAAGTGTGAATGGTGTAAAAGTAACTCGTATACCAGTCAATTCTGGCCGAACACTAACAGGCATTACCTCTTTTATCCAAAGCGTACTGGACTATGTAAAAACAGAGTATTTTGATTTAGTTCATGTTTATCCCTTCTCCGGCGCATTTTTGTTGCCATTGTTAGGACGACGAATATCTAAAGCTAAATGGATTTATAATATACGCAGTGGACCAATCAGTTCCGGAATAAAAAGAAGACTCGAAAACCTCTCTCCCATATTGCGGCAAGTCTTGTTTTTCGATGCTGTTTTTATAATATCAGAAAGTGTTGCTCGATCTATATTTGGCACAATGAAACCTAATTTTTATATTGCTCCGTTAGGAGTCAATCTTGAAAAATTTAACCCCGTCGGCAATTCAAAAATTCGAGAGCGATTGGGGTACTCTAACAACGATTTTATTTTTATCTATTCTGGTGTATTGGATAAACGACGGCGACTTGATACGCTTCTCTACGCGCTAAAACAGGCCCAGGTGAAATGCCCTCAACTGAAGTTGGTTTTGATTGGTAATGGCCCCGATAAACTAAACCTGATTAACCTGGCCAAAGATTTAAGTATTGTTGATCGTGTGGTTTTTGAGGGATATGTCCCCTATCAATCAGTTCCGGCTTATTTGTCTGCTGCTGATATGGGTGTTTCCTACCTCCCCATAGAGAGCGGTTACTACATTCAACCACCACTCAAAGTAGCCGAATATCTTGGCTGTGGGTTGCCGGTAATTGCTACAAATACCGAAGGTCACCAATATTTTATCCAAGATTGTTTTAACGGGTTACTGATAGACGATACGCCGGAAGCACTGGCTAATGATGCCTTTATCCGCATTGCGCGAGATCAAACTTTACTTAACCAAATACAGAACCATGCGCGTTCGTCAGTGCTTGAACATAGCTGGCAAAAAATAGTGGATACTCACCTGTTGCCTGCCTATCAAAAAATCCTCAATTCTTAA
- a CDS encoding glycosyltransferase family 39 protein has translation MNINTITSRTDVFLAIVGLGIGIAAIFASEYYNLNRTHLGYAISIACLIYLSIRNFLSERKSSNPSSFWQTATEPFVIVVFVFLIFLLTSIFVLRESLYYRNPAYFGFFLSAVAIVVLQITILDCAPTWKQAVLLGQILLLSISFRAGAFFLYPSVSGNDPFYHQRLIEELMVTGEVPESSYSPFPVMHLLAAVFCLVSGLTSKMGIFLVSILQSIALLGVFPIGKMLFEARTGLFAALLISLSDYQIQWGVQIIPMTLAIVFFILILLSLFERKESQKPGEKISWTIIIILFSSIMVLTHSLATLILFFALLVMMALPGLMRFINDRMSRSSILVSTTLSIIVGVGMLSYWMVSYLRPNLDFFSLATLSVKSALSTVELGNVESVSIAGSLNKWSVFLGEAGWTVLLIFSLVGALASFNNQTQENDSVVLTSLLGAFLGVTYGASVIGAAAILPARWIVFLYVPASLLVATVLSRLLYIQGKLKIMASLTTPLILFLILALMITSPTRSIPDSPLYVSNLSVRPGFYISEIEGFNYVKNVYGNNTLAASAKSSLYLDKAEIIDPRNPTTYEPASLIVHREYDMIKGFSIPFPKEQVIELVPPSESFADYLSGPSRLRVYDNGIVQSFLSLDFFTPNTEDENLTEQD, from the coding sequence TTGAATATTAACACAATAACTAGCCGTACTGATGTTTTTTTGGCCATAGTAGGACTTGGAATTGGAATAGCGGCAATTTTTGCCAGTGAATACTACAATTTAAATCGAACTCACTTGGGATATGCAATATCTATTGCTTGCCTGATTTACCTTTCTATAAGAAATTTTTTGAGCGAGAGGAAATCGAGTAATCCCTCATCATTTTGGCAAACCGCTACCGAACCTTTTGTGATAGTAGTATTTGTATTTCTTATCTTTTTACTAACCAGTATTTTTGTACTTAGAGAGTCGCTTTATTACAGAAATCCAGCCTATTTTGGATTTTTCTTGAGTGCTGTAGCCATAGTGGTTTTACAGATTACCATACTTGATTGCGCCCCTACCTGGAAGCAGGCAGTATTGCTAGGCCAGATTCTTTTGTTAAGCATAAGCTTTAGAGCTGGAGCCTTTTTTCTTTACCCCAGCGTGTCGGGAAATGATCCTTTTTACCATCAAAGACTTATTGAGGAATTGATGGTCACTGGTGAAGTTCCAGAAAGTTCTTATAGCCCTTTCCCGGTTATGCATTTGCTAGCCGCAGTTTTTTGCTTGGTATCCGGCTTAACCTCCAAAATGGGTATATTTTTGGTGAGTATTCTTCAGTCTATTGCTCTATTGGGTGTTTTTCCTATTGGTAAAATGCTTTTTGAGGCCAGGACGGGGCTATTTGCAGCCCTACTGATAAGCTTAAGTGACTACCAAATTCAGTGGGGTGTGCAAATAATACCAATGACTCTGGCTATTGTTTTTTTTATTCTGATACTTTTGAGTCTCTTTGAACGGAAGGAATCACAAAAACCTGGGGAAAAGATTAGCTGGACTATAATCATCATACTTTTTAGTAGCATTATGGTGCTGACTCACTCACTGGCAACACTCATTTTATTTTTCGCTCTACTGGTTATGATGGCACTGCCAGGGTTGATGAGATTCATCAATGATCGCATGAGCAGGTCGTCTATTTTGGTGAGTACGACCCTCTCGATTATAGTAGGTGTTGGTATGCTGTCCTATTGGATGGTAAGTTATTTAAGACCCAACCTTGATTTTTTCAGTCTGGCGACACTATCTGTTAAATCAGCTTTATCCACTGTGGAACTGGGTAATGTTGAATCTGTGTCCATTGCAGGTTCATTAAACAAATGGTCCGTATTCCTAGGAGAAGCCGGATGGACAGTCTTATTAATATTTTCCCTGGTGGGGGCATTAGCTTCGTTTAACAATCAAACTCAAGAGAATGATAGTGTAGTGTTAACCTCCTTGCTTGGAGCATTTCTAGGTGTTACCTACGGCGCAAGTGTTATTGGCGCAGCCGCAATTTTACCCGCTCGCTGGATTGTTTTTCTCTATGTACCAGCTTCTTTGTTAGTAGCCACTGTTTTGTCAAGGCTACTTTACATTCAGGGTAAGCTGAAAATAATGGCATCTTTAACAACGCCGTTAATTCTTTTTCTCATCCTAGCTCTAATGATAACCTCGCCTACCAGATCTATTCCAGATAGCCCATTATATGTAAGCAACCTGAGTGTTCGGCCTGGTTTCTATATTTCTGAAATTGAGGGGTTTAATTATGTTAAAAATGTGTATGGCAACAATACTCTAGCTGCCAGTGCTAAATCTAGTTTATATCTGGATAAAGCAGAAATTATTGATCCCCGGAATCCAACTACGTATGAACCGGCAAGTTTAATCGTTCATCGTGAATATGATATGATTAAGGGTTTCTCTATTCCCTTCCCAAAGGAACAGGTTATTGAGCTTGTTCCGCCGTCTGAAAGTTTTGCCGATTATCTCAGTGGACCATCACGTTTGCGAGTTTATGATAACGGTATCGTACAATCGTTCCTGTCATTAGACTTTTTTACGCCAAATACTGAAGATGAGAATTTAACGGAGCAAGATTAA
- a CDS encoding glycosyltransferase family 2 protein — protein sequence MNYLLMTPVRNEENNLPTAAQSILKQSHRPALWLIVNDGSTDRTQEIIDELTANNSWIISRSLPPGPGGLGKHFAEVVDYGFTQLQLAAEKAGITYELMGKIDADVLFDSSCFELLVQEFDKSASLGIASPSMVIYEGNKGKVNKEIEIVLGDHPTDGIRLYRRQCFEQIGGIQIVRAPETVAEARAVTKGWKLCRFEHIQANMLRKTHESTSLWARWVMRGAESYYLGYHPLIVLGHCAHTALFNHPKYLFLAYGWGYLKSLIQRKPKIEDEEVLFYFRFRRLREIFPQIPQILWKGSRRWVRRLPS from the coding sequence ATGAACTATCTCCTGATGACTCCGGTAAGGAATGAAGAAAACAATCTGCCAACTGCGGCTCAATCAATTCTGAAACAAAGCCATCGCCCTGCCTTATGGCTTATTGTAAACGATGGTAGCACTGATAGAACTCAGGAGATCATAGATGAGCTTACGGCAAATAATTCCTGGATTATTAGTCGTTCACTGCCGCCGGGTCCTGGAGGATTGGGAAAACATTTTGCCGAAGTAGTTGATTATGGTTTTACACAACTCCAACTGGCAGCCGAGAAAGCAGGTATTACCTATGAATTAATGGGGAAGATTGATGCAGATGTTTTGTTCGATTCTTCTTGTTTTGAATTGTTAGTTCAGGAGTTTGATAAAAGTGCGTCATTGGGTATAGCCAGTCCTAGCATGGTTATCTACGAAGGAAACAAAGGGAAAGTTAACAAAGAAATTGAGATAGTTCTGGGGGATCACCCCACAGATGGTATACGTCTATATCGGCGTCAATGCTTCGAGCAAATTGGCGGAATACAAATTGTACGCGCCCCCGAAACAGTAGCTGAAGCCAGGGCAGTGACAAAGGGGTGGAAACTTTGTCGGTTTGAACACATTCAAGCCAATATGTTACGAAAAACACATGAGTCAACCTCACTATGGGCAAGATGGGTTATGAGGGGGGCAGAGTCGTATTATCTTGGTTATCATCCCCTTATTGTTCTTGGACATTGTGCCCATACCGCTTTATTCAATCATCCCAAATATTTATTTCTAGCTTACGGCTGGGGATACTTAAAAAGTTTAATTCAACGCAAACCCAAAATTGAAGATGAAGAAGTATTATTTTACTTTCGCTTTCGGCGTTTGCGTGAAATATTTCCACAAATTCCTCAGATTTTGTGGAAAGGGTCTAGACGTTGGGTTCGGAGGCTTCCATCTTGA
- a CDS encoding beta-1,4-galactosyltransferase, with protein MILVTVGTHNQGFDRLVQAADELAAELDERVIIQRGSSTYRPKHAEYFDFATSQRMVELTQAARIIVMHAAAGAIITALRQGKPLVVVPRLKQFGEVVDDHQQQLATALQARGQAVVVTEPSISTLFSVLVQSTYEYKASTSTMLINALRGQLNAWNVSAMSIMSKS; from the coding sequence ATGATTTTGGTAACGGTGGGCACGCACAATCAGGGTTTTGACCGGCTGGTGCAGGCGGCGGACGAATTGGCCGCCGAACTCGACGAGCGTGTCATCATCCAGCGGGGCAGTTCAACCTACCGGCCGAAACACGCCGAGTATTTTGATTTTGCCACCAGCCAACGGATGGTTGAGTTGACCCAGGCCGCCCGGATCATTGTAATGCACGCCGCCGCCGGCGCCATTATTACGGCCTTGCGCCAGGGTAAACCTTTGGTGGTGGTACCCCGGTTGAAGCAATTTGGTGAGGTGGTGGATGACCACCAACAACAATTGGCAACAGCTTTACAAGCCAGGGGTCAGGCGGTGGTGGTGACGGAACCATCAATAAGCACATTATTTTCGGTGTTAGTTCAGTCAACTTATGAATATAAAGCGAGCACGTCTACCATGCTAATCAATGCTTTACGTGGACAATTAAATGCGTGGAATGTGTCTGCAATGTCAATAATGAGCAAATCTTAA
- a CDS encoding oligosaccharide biosynthesis protein Alg14-like protein yields MKICLACSHGGHLTETLQILDAFKGHDIFFATYHSAREGEVRAIAPAYFTDNVGTSVWRMLRATFWAWSILRRERPQVIVSLGAEIALPFFYLGKLLGCKTIFIESWCRVEDLSLTGKLVYPVVDVFWVQWPQLLKVCGPKAQYKGAVI; encoded by the coding sequence ATGAAAATCTGCTTGGCCTGTTCGCACGGCGGTCATCTCACCGAAACCTTACAAATTCTCGACGCTTTTAAGGGGCACGACATTTTTTTTGCCACCTATCACAGCGCCCGGGAGGGGGAGGTGCGGGCCATTGCCCCGGCCTACTTTACCGACAACGTTGGGACCAGTGTTTGGCGCATGCTCCGGGCCACGTTTTGGGCCTGGTCAATTTTGCGGCGGGAACGTCCCCAGGTGATAGTGAGCCTGGGCGCCGAAATTGCGCTGCCCTTTTTTTATTTAGGCAAACTGTTGGGCTGCAAAACCATTTTTATTGAAAGTTGGTGCCGGGTGGAGGACCTGTCGTTGACCGGCAAGCTGGTTTATCCGGTGGTGGATGTTTTTTGGGTGCAGTGGCCCCAATTGTTAAAGGTTTGCGGCCCCAAGGCCCAATACAAAGGGGCGGTGATATGA
- a CDS encoding glycosyltransferase family 2 protein, with protein sequence MPTEIITQLYPPLRFAPMAWRETARCSVVIVNYNGWRYLPPCLNSLLSNFNPNDEIIVFDNASTDGSADYVAQHFPTVQLIRSESNLGFSRGCNLGAQAATGRYLAFLNPDTVVVPGWLDALLEALVADPQVGLVTPKILLLKDKEIINTCGNDIHYTGLTLCRGVGQQRNALSSQNEVDAVSGAAFVILRELFTRLGGFDHTFFMYMEDTDLSWRARLAGYRCWYVPEAVVYHDYTLRFGPQKTFYQERNRYLKLLKSLNWRTLLALLPALLLAEIITWGFVLVRERRNLANKLRAYLWIATHWPQIRRSRQQVQALKQISDRELIARCAYRLAYEQTGGGPIAQAAHLVFDPVFYWLQRVALILV encoded by the coding sequence ATGCCAACCGAGATAATCACTCAACTATACCCCCCCCTCCGTTTTGCGCCGATGGCCTGGCGGGAAACGGCCCGGTGCAGTGTGGTCATTGTCAACTATAATGGCTGGCGCTACTTGCCGCCTTGTCTTAACTCGCTTCTATCCAATTTTAATCCAAACGACGAAATCATTGTGTTTGACAACGCCTCTACCGACGGCAGCGCCGATTACGTGGCCCAGCATTTCCCTACCGTACAACTTATTCGCAGTGAAAGCAATTTAGGTTTTAGTCGGGGTTGCAACCTGGGCGCGCAGGCCGCCACGGGCCGTTACCTGGCCTTTCTCAACCCCGATACCGTGGTGGTGCCCGGCTGGCTGGATGCCCTGCTGGAGGCGCTGGTGGCTGACCCTCAAGTGGGGCTGGTTACGCCCAAAATTTTGCTGCTCAAGGATAAAGAAATCATCAACACCTGTGGCAACGACATCCACTACACCGGCCTGACTCTCTGCCGGGGGGTGGGTCAGCAGCGAAATGCCCTGTCGAGCCAGAATGAAGTGGATGCGGTTTCGGGCGCGGCGTTTGTGATTTTGCGGGAGTTGTTCACCAGGCTCGGCGGTTTTGACCACACCTTCTTTATGTATATGGAAGACACCGACCTTTCCTGGCGGGCGCGGCTGGCCGGGTATCGCTGTTGGTACGTGCCCGAGGCGGTAGTGTATCACGATTACACGCTGCGGTTTGGCCCGCAAAAAACATTTTACCAGGAGCGCAATCGTTACCTTAAACTGCTCAAAAGTTTAAACTGGCGCACGTTGCTGGCCCTTTTACCGGCCCTGCTGCTGGCCGAAATTATCACCTGGGGTTTTGTGCTGGTGCGCGAGCGCAGAAATTTAGCTAACAAACTACGGGCTTATCTGTGGATTGCCACCCATTGGCCGCAAATCAGGCGTAGCCGGCAACAGGTGCAGGCCTTGAAACAAATATCAGACCGCGAGTTGATTGCCCGGTGTGCCTACCGGCTGGCGTATGAGCAAACCGGGGGAGGACCGATAGCCCAAGCAGCGCATCTGGTTTTTGATCCGGTTTTTTACTGGTTGCAGCGGGTGGCTTTGATCTTGGTTTAG
- a CDS encoding glycosyltransferase family 2 protein, whose translation MALAYYDVNLINIRPTLPKRQHPYHPGDQTVVAIIPAYNEARTIGQIALEMRRYAAVVLVVDDGSTDGTAEVARAAGATVVSHAQNQGKGAALDTGFRAAYKLNPDLVITIDADGQHLPQETTRLIAPILTGQADLVVGSRYLQNTSNTPRHRIWGHRVFNFIINQISGISLTDTQCGFRAFSAGALRAISFQSNGFAVESEMQFLARKFGLRVAEVPVTVRYEGKVKRSVLVQGLLVLAGILRLTACHRPALCCSSLSVLCLLFGLLWGIWPPDFYQPHPPPDPVYLTATFPFTIVGLVILLAGFVVHAGQPLMRMLRSSEPEA comes from the coding sequence ATGGCCCTGGCTTATTACGACGTCAACTTGATAAATATCAGACCTACCCTTCCCAAAAGGCAACATCCTTATCATCCTGGCGACCAAACCGTAGTCGCCATCATTCCGGCTTACAATGAGGCCCGAACGATTGGCCAGATTGCGCTGGAGATGCGCCGGTATGCGGCCGTGGTGCTGGTGGTAGACGACGGCTCCACCGACGGCACTGCCGAGGTAGCCCGGGCCGCCGGCGCAACCGTAGTAAGCCACGCGCAAAACCAAGGTAAGGGCGCCGCCTTGGACACCGGCTTCCGGGCGGCTTACAAATTGAACCCTGATCTGGTGATCACGATTGACGCCGATGGACAACATTTGCCTCAAGAAACGACCAGGCTGATCGCCCCCATTTTGACCGGTCAGGCGGACCTGGTGGTTGGCTCTCGCTACCTGCAAAATACCAGCAACACGCCCCGCCACCGTATCTGGGGACACCGCGTTTTTAATTTCATCATCAACCAAATCTCCGGCATCTCCCTCACCGACACCCAATGCGGTTTTAGAGCCTTCTCCGCCGGGGCCTTGCGGGCCATCTCGTTTCAATCCAACGGCTTTGCCGTAGAATCCGAAATGCAGTTTTTGGCCCGCAAGTTTGGGCTGAGAGTGGCCGAAGTGCCGGTTACGGTTCGGTATGAGGGTAAGGTCAAACGTTCGGTGCTGGTGCAGGGCTTGCTGGTGCTGGCCGGAATTTTAAGGTTGACGGCCTGCCACCGGCCGGCGCTTTGCTGTAGTAGTTTGAGCGTGCTTTGCCTGTTGTTTGGCCTGCTCTGGGGAATATGGCCCCCGGATTTTTACCAACCCCATCCTCCCCCTGATCCGGTTTACTTGACCGCCACCTTTCCGTTTACCATAGTTGGCCTGGTGATTTTGCTGGCCGGCTTTGTCGTTCATGCCGGTCAACCGCTGATGCGCATGCTGCGTTCCAGCGAACCGGAAGCCTGA
- a CDS encoding transposase family protein, producing the protein MITYEQLKQKPILFQELSGVSVVKFNELLQKLEPYWLRKHYQRLDRPDRRRCVGGGPDYKLKLKDRLLMTLMLLHLYLNTEALGFLFEVDKSTVSRNTRDILPALSALANGRWSRPPKRGEGKTVAQVLQEHPALLEIVDHNGLKTDNPAASVTQTLP; encoded by the coding sequence ATGATTACTTATGAACAATTAAAACAAAAACCCATCCTCTTTCAGGAGCTTAGCGGGGTGAGCGTGGTCAAATTCAATGAATTGTTGCAAAAATTGGAACCCTACTGGTTACGTAAACATTACCAGCGGCTTGATCGCCCCGATCGCCGGCGCTGTGTCGGCGGCGGGCCGGATTATAAATTAAAGCTGAAGGACCGGTTGTTGATGACCCTGATGTTGCTCCACCTGTATTTGAATACGGAGGCCCTGGGGTTTTTGTTTGAGGTTGATAAATCAACCGTCAGCCGGAACACCCGCGATATTTTGCCTGCCCTATCTGCACTGGCCAATGGCCGCTGGTCCAGACCGCCCAAACGCGGCGAAGGCAAAACTGTGGCGCAGGTGTTGCAAGAACATCCCGCTTTATTAGAGATCGTTGATCATAATGGCTTAAAAACTGATAACCCCGCAGCGAGCGTCACCCAGACCCTACCCTAA